The following are encoded in a window of Vibrio sp. SCSIO 43136 genomic DNA:
- a CDS encoding DUF3626 domain-containing protein has protein sequence MVFKPADKCAVVKAITSVKNKSQKSARDIKPSITINFHPDRLTYHGQPLLLALAKDGYLKSQFETQTSNGGLTAYKGGDRWRWEQEIFGGAYDEQANHLRPKYGALNFKQYEFGAAPRFGSAFFQLKPHVFERATFCYPDSFFEPKDFAVGDRLQTLVTLAESGEHDLLDDYIEAHVHGALSIKEDIECVVMDPIYHGGQVHEQASRLGIPVEWHQGFELSIQEMERFPDYRGQEFITLAKAIAVQGKINPKLLDAALASGNYDAQDIKKIWHYLARFGYPVPKG, from the coding sequence GTGGTCTTTAAGCCAGCAGATAAGTGCGCAGTTGTAAAAGCGATAACAAGCGTAAAAAATAAGTCTCAAAAGTCGGCCCGCGACATAAAGCCGAGCATCACCATCAATTTTCATCCAGATAGACTCACTTACCATGGTCAGCCACTACTGCTAGCGCTAGCCAAAGACGGTTACCTTAAATCTCAATTTGAAACCCAAACTAGTAATGGTGGTTTAACAGCATATAAAGGTGGTGACCGTTGGCGTTGGGAACAAGAGATTTTCGGTGGGGCTTACGACGAGCAAGCCAATCACCTGCGTCCCAAATATGGCGCACTCAACTTCAAACAGTATGAGTTTGGTGCTGCGCCAAGGTTTGGTTCAGCGTTTTTCCAGTTAAAGCCTCATGTCTTTGAACGGGCTACCTTTTGTTACCCTGATAGCTTTTTTGAGCCAAAGGATTTTGCCGTGGGCGATAGATTGCAGACATTGGTTACTCTTGCTGAAAGTGGAGAACATGACTTACTTGACGATTACATCGAAGCACACGTTCATGGTGCGCTTTCAATCAAAGAAGATATTGAGTGTGTCGTCATGGACCCAATTTATCATGGCGGCCAAGTGCACGAACAAGCGTCAAGACTGGGTATTCCTGTCGAATGGCACCAAGGATTTGAGCTGAGCATTCAAGAGATGGAACGCTTTCCTGACTATCGAGGGCAAGAATTTATCACTTTAGCTAAAGCAATCGCTGTTCAGGGTAAAATTAACCCCAAACTGCTTGACGCTGCGTTGGCTAGTGGCAACTACGATGCGCAAGATATCAAGAAGATATGGCATTACTTGGCGAGGTTTGGTTACCCAGTGCCAAAGGGTTAG
- a CDS encoding NAD(P)-binding oxidoreductase yields MAVLVLGATGTTGKLVAKLLLAKGYEVSALVRSLDRVDSELLSHKCMSVTEQTILDLTENDQIELVRNYDAVICCLGHNLTFKGIYGHPRRLVADTTQRICRAITTLQREKPIKFILMSTTGYQNTLGGETVTWQHSAIIELLRLTLPPHVDNEEAARYLQHQIAEVGSPVEWVAVRPDSLTDESRVTEYTLHPSPTSDPLFASRQTSRINVAHFMAELVSNDSLWQQWKFDLPVIYNKI; encoded by the coding sequence ATGGCAGTTTTAGTGTTAGGAGCGACAGGTACGACGGGAAAGCTCGTTGCAAAGTTGCTATTAGCTAAGGGATATGAAGTCTCTGCGTTAGTGCGTTCGCTAGACAGAGTTGACAGTGAATTACTCTCGCACAAATGCATGTCTGTAACGGAGCAAACCATTCTCGACCTCACTGAAAATGACCAGATTGAGCTAGTACGCAACTATGATGCAGTGATCTGCTGTCTGGGCCACAATCTGACGTTTAAAGGCATTTATGGTCATCCTAGGCGACTAGTCGCTGACACAACTCAACGCATATGTCGGGCCATTACGACTCTCCAGCGAGAGAAACCTATTAAGTTTATCTTAATGAGTACAACGGGGTATCAAAACACATTAGGAGGGGAAACTGTCACTTGGCAACACAGCGCCATCATAGAATTGCTTCGGTTGACGCTGCCTCCCCATGTAGACAATGAAGAAGCTGCGAGATACTTACAGCATCAAATAGCAGAAGTAGGCTCACCTGTAGAGTGGGTCGCAGTAAGGCCCGACAGTCTAACCGATGAATCTAGAGTTACCGAATACACGCTGCATCCATCCCCCACCAGCGATCCCCTGTTTGCATCAAGGCAAACCAGTCGCATCAATGTAGCGCATTTTATGGCCGAATTGGTTTCAAATGATAGTTTGTGGCAGCAATGGAAATTTGATTTGCCAGTGATCTATAACAAGATATAG
- a CDS encoding LysR family transcriptional regulator, with translation MNWKSIAFDWNRTRAFLATAELGSLSAAAKSLGMTQPTLSRQVAALEDELGIALFERSGQRLKLTSGGIELFNIAREMGDVAHKFSMVANGQAQTLEGKVVISVCQVDGIYRLPAILNRLRKAEPNINVELIVTNEVSDLRRRDADIAIRSFKPTQDSLIVKKLGDEKIHLYGTKEYLSLFSNTQSPKGNEQIQIIGFGHNDVIAKQFSEFGWQLSDDNFRISTEFQATQIALCKQGLGLIYLPQDVARQEPLLERALPNLTPSLKLPLWLVCHEELRTNLRVRRVFDFLAAEMSQYLASNSA, from the coding sequence ATGAACTGGAAATCGATTGCGTTTGACTGGAACCGCACCAGAGCTTTTCTTGCCACGGCAGAGCTTGGGAGTTTGTCGGCAGCGGCAAAATCCTTGGGGATGACACAGCCTACTTTGAGCCGACAAGTCGCTGCACTTGAAGATGAACTTGGTATCGCCTTGTTCGAACGCTCTGGACAACGCCTAAAACTCACTTCCGGTGGTATTGAACTGTTTAATATTGCAAGAGAGATGGGTGATGTTGCGCACAAGTTCTCGATGGTGGCGAATGGGCAAGCACAGACGTTAGAGGGGAAAGTTGTTATTTCAGTTTGTCAGGTCGATGGGATATATCGACTGCCTGCTATCTTAAATCGCCTCAGAAAGGCAGAGCCAAACATCAACGTTGAACTTATTGTGACCAATGAAGTGAGTGATTTAAGACGAAGAGATGCTGATATCGCCATTCGAAGTTTTAAGCCAACACAGGACAGTCTCATTGTGAAAAAGCTTGGCGATGAGAAGATTCATTTATATGGAACGAAAGAATACCTCTCTTTGTTTAGTAATACCCAAAGCCCGAAAGGGAACGAGCAAATACAGATCATAGGTTTTGGCCATAATGATGTGATTGCTAAACAGTTCTCAGAATTCGGTTGGCAGTTGTCTGATGACAATTTTAGGATATCTACCGAATTTCAGGCGACCCAAATTGCACTATGCAAACAAGGATTAGGACTGATCTATCTGCCACAAGACGTTGCAAGGCAAGAACCTCTACTTGAAAGGGCGCTTCCAAACCTTACTCCATCGCTGAAACTGCCGCTCTGGTTGGTTTGCCATGAAGAGCTACGAACGAATCTCAGGGTTCGTCGTGTTTTTGACTTTTTGGCCGCAGAGATGAGCCAGTATTTGGCGTCAAATAGCGCATGA
- a CDS encoding alpha/beta hydrolase, translating to MCNSDKFPEAKFISVNGINLEVFEAGERNSRKPIILCHGWPELAYSWRHQIPALVADGYHVIAPNQRGFGNSSRPQQVDAYGIEYLTNDLTALLDHYDYQDAIFIGHDWGAMVVWGLALLHPNRVNKIINLSLPYQERGEIPWIEMMERYFGEEHYFVHFNRFPGMADTVLDDNPRQFLTNLYRKNQPAIDPEPGMAMINLANAKHPLGDAVMSGSELNVFVDAFEKSGFTPSINWYRNLDRNWHILGKVEPHIFAPTLMIYGDRDVIPKPHNLKQFVPAAKELSLNCGHWIQQERPAETNQAILNWLAQTS from the coding sequence ATGTGTAACTCGGATAAGTTCCCAGAAGCCAAATTCATCTCGGTTAATGGTATCAATCTAGAAGTTTTTGAAGCGGGAGAAAGGAACTCCCGTAAACCCATTATCTTGTGCCACGGATGGCCTGAGCTTGCCTATTCTTGGCGACATCAAATACCAGCACTCGTTGCTGATGGCTACCATGTGATAGCACCCAACCAGCGGGGTTTTGGCAATTCATCTCGGCCACAACAAGTAGATGCGTATGGCATTGAGTATTTAACAAACGACCTAACAGCACTACTAGACCACTATGATTACCAAGATGCGATATTTATTGGCCATGACTGGGGAGCGATGGTCGTTTGGGGACTAGCACTCCTACATCCAAATCGGGTGAATAAAATCATTAATCTAAGCTTGCCCTATCAAGAACGTGGGGAAATCCCTTGGATAGAAATGATGGAACGCTACTTCGGAGAAGAGCACTACTTTGTTCATTTCAATCGCTTTCCCGGTATGGCCGATACAGTACTTGATGACAACCCTCGACAGTTCCTCACAAATTTATATCGGAAAAACCAACCTGCAATTGATCCAGAACCAGGAATGGCAATGATCAATTTGGCCAATGCTAAACACCCCTTGGGAGACGCAGTAATGAGTGGATCGGAACTGAATGTCTTCGTTGATGCATTTGAGAAGTCTGGCTTTACACCGAGTATTAACTGGTACCGAAACCTTGACCGCAACTGGCACATATTAGGAAAAGTTGAGCCCCATATCTTTGCACCAACCTTAATGATCTATGGGGACCGAGATGTAATCCCAAAACCGCACAACCTTAAACAGTTTGTACCTGCCGCCAAAGAGCTAAGCTTAAATTGCGGCCACTGGATACAACAAGAAAGGCCTGCCGAAACCAATCAAGCCATTTTGAACTGGCTAGCACAGACTAGCTGA
- a CDS encoding WYL domain-containing protein, translating to MTVSQLANEVGASRRTILRDLNVLRDEGFVIHSDSGPGGGVQLEPQSVLTSSRLSVVEVFSMIISVTAVRSMGNVPFSSIADTGIEKIEKSLSSDQTKELRKLLECLYIGQLAPEVSQKNIGDLTPELLPMFETAFLEKRMLQFEYVDAKGAITMREVEPQAILILLPLLYLVAWDPSKEGFRHFRMDRIKSPQLVISKAFLRRGVIFDGTISQYKNLARFGHKV from the coding sequence TTGACTGTTTCACAACTCGCCAATGAAGTTGGCGCATCTCGGCGTACGATATTGAGAGACCTTAATGTGCTTCGAGATGAAGGGTTCGTTATTCATTCCGATTCCGGGCCGGGAGGCGGAGTGCAGCTCGAACCACAATCCGTTCTAACCAGTTCTCGATTATCGGTGGTTGAAGTATTTTCAATGATCATCAGTGTTACAGCAGTAAGATCAATGGGTAATGTACCTTTTTCATCGATTGCTGACACTGGTATTGAGAAAATAGAAAAGAGCTTATCAAGTGATCAAACCAAAGAGCTGCGCAAGCTACTTGAGTGCCTGTACATCGGTCAACTTGCCCCAGAGGTTAGCCAAAAAAATATCGGTGACTTAACCCCTGAGTTGCTCCCTATGTTTGAAACTGCTTTTCTTGAAAAGCGGATGTTGCAGTTCGAATATGTTGATGCAAAAGGGGCCATCACGATGCGAGAAGTAGAACCTCAAGCGATTCTGATTTTACTTCCTTTACTGTATTTGGTTGCTTGGGACCCAAGTAAAGAGGGCTTTCGTCATTTTAGGATGGATAGAATAAAATCGCCTCAGCTCGTAATAAGCAAAGCTTTTTTAAGGCGTGGTGTGATTTTTGATGGCACGATTAGCCAGTATAAAAACTTGGCTAGGTTTGGGCACAAGGTTTAG
- a CDS encoding TetR/AcrR family transcriptional regulator: MPKIVDHHAYRQELATKAIQIFTQHGFNGLGMRGIAEALGISKSALYHYFPSKEELFKASTEAYLAPSSIYGLEDGEEIPQNTEQALTLLISTLDSHFRGELTLLLDYTKSKSHQQIEQDNLLALAHKRFREELSRLTDQENVDQAYALLLGGLTMRLMDGGQTEITTIVGWIVTLTTKHN, translated from the coding sequence ATGCCCAAGATAGTTGATCACCACGCTTACCGCCAAGAGCTTGCGACTAAAGCCATCCAAATATTCACTCAGCATGGGTTTAATGGCCTTGGAATGAGAGGAATTGCAGAAGCCTTAGGGATCTCAAAAAGTGCTTTATATCATTATTTTCCAAGCAAAGAAGAACTGTTCAAAGCAAGTACCGAGGCATACTTAGCCCCTAGCTCCATTTATGGCCTCGAGGATGGTGAGGAGATCCCTCAAAACACTGAGCAAGCGCTTACCCTGTTAATCAGCACACTCGATTCCCATTTTCGCGGAGAACTGACCCTACTGCTCGACTACACCAAGAGTAAAAGCCATCAACAAATCGAGCAAGATAACCTGCTTGCGTTGGCCCACAAGCGATTTCGAGAAGAGTTAAGTCGACTAACTGATCAAGAAAATGTTGACCAAGCTTATGCGCTTCTATTAGGAGGACTAACAATGCGACTTATGGATGGCGGCCAAACCGAAATCACTACTATTGTGGGTTGGATAGTAACATTAACTACGAAACATAATTGA
- a CDS encoding SDR family oxidoreductase, translating into MTKATKVLIAGATGYLGQHIVEQLTLNGVDFVALARNKAKLVQKGVGADQILEVEVTEAAQLEGVCDDVDVVISCLGITRQKDGLSYMDVDYQANLNLLQQAEKSRVKRFIYISAFKAQDHPHIRILRAKEMFASRLLSSRIPNPCVIRPNGFFADLEEVFRMARAGKVYQFGQGEMQMNPIHGQDLAQFCIEQIGTDQRELDVGGPEVLSLQQIAHLAFQAQNISPAIRTLPDGFRRLLLKIIPVLPEKWVGPAEFFLTMIGSNAVAPLYGKITLAEHFADLK; encoded by the coding sequence ATGACAAAAGCAACAAAAGTACTGATCGCTGGTGCTACTGGTTACCTTGGGCAACACATTGTCGAACAGTTGACGCTAAACGGTGTTGATTTCGTAGCACTGGCCCGTAACAAAGCTAAATTAGTGCAAAAAGGCGTTGGTGCTGATCAGATTCTTGAAGTTGAAGTGACTGAAGCTGCTCAACTTGAAGGCGTATGCGATGATGTTGATGTGGTTATCTCATGTTTAGGCATTACTAGACAAAAAGATGGGTTAAGTTATATGGATGTAGATTACCAAGCTAATCTTAATTTGCTCCAACAAGCTGAAAAATCACGTGTGAAACGGTTTATCTATATATCAGCCTTCAAAGCGCAAGACCATCCGCACATACGTATATTGCGTGCAAAAGAAATGTTTGCATCTCGATTGCTTAGCTCGAGGATCCCGAATCCATGTGTCATTAGACCTAATGGTTTTTTTGCTGACCTAGAAGAGGTTTTTCGCATGGCGAGAGCAGGGAAAGTTTATCAATTTGGCCAAGGTGAAATGCAGATGAACCCGATTCATGGTCAAGACCTGGCCCAATTTTGTATCGAGCAAATAGGAACAGACCAAAGAGAGTTAGATGTCGGTGGGCCAGAGGTGCTTTCGCTACAACAGATTGCTCACTTGGCTTTTCAAGCTCAAAACATATCACCAGCGATACGAACATTGCCTGATGGCTTTCGTCGACTCCTACTCAAAATAATTCCTGTGCTACCAGAAAAATGGGTAGGACCTGCAGAGTTTTTTTTGACCATGATCGGCAGTAATGCAGTTGCTCCGTTATATGGGAAAATAACGCTGGCAGAGCATTTTGCCGATTTAAAATAG
- a CDS encoding Na/Pi cotransporter family protein encodes MKRKYLIAFLTLPLPSIAADASIQELNYASMFMGLFGGLAMFLYGMEKMSNALKRTAGSRMKQVLATLTKTRISSVFTGAGLTAVIQSSSVTTVLVVGFVSAGLMSLNQAVGVIMGANIGTTITAQIIAFKVTKAAMAMIALGFAVEMASKQQQNKNYGNIIFGLGLLFLGMNLMSEAMSPLRVFDPFIDFMAKMDNPIFAILLAATFTALVQSSSATTGIVIVLASQGFITLESGIAMSMGANIGTCVTALLAAIGKSTEAKQTSAIHLLFNLAGVIIWLPMIGLIALVATSISPSYADLLGMERLAAETPRQIANANTLFNVANTLIMLPMSALFVTAVKKLVPHDSSRKEKQKIELKYIKKEYLETADIALEQTHLEIGRLGRRVANMVNQLPPLASQHKNEQEKITTRKTLREIEKLEDEVDILHAKILSYLGKLRLSPLTKQQSRHQIKLVSITDQLESVADLVVNSLLPLCYKALDADIKASPEMRKTLDRTHQRVNQALLDSVNAIRRGDRQLADNVLNAKREINVLLESILELQAQRLSQASKQRLDIFRIQMEWVEALKRIYTLSKRIAKLQLRK; translated from the coding sequence ATGAAAAGAAAATACCTCATCGCCTTCCTCACTCTCCCTCTCCCATCTATTGCTGCTGATGCAAGTATTCAGGAACTCAACTACGCTTCTATGTTTATGGGCCTATTTGGTGGTCTCGCCATGTTTTTATACGGAATGGAAAAAATGTCGAATGCGCTCAAGCGCACTGCAGGCAGTCGTATGAAACAGGTATTGGCAACTTTGACCAAGACACGCATCAGTTCGGTATTTACAGGAGCAGGCCTAACTGCGGTAATTCAATCTTCATCGGTCACCACAGTATTAGTCGTTGGATTTGTAAGCGCTGGTTTGATGTCTTTAAACCAGGCCGTAGGGGTTATTATGGGTGCGAATATAGGCACCACGATCACCGCTCAAATCATAGCCTTTAAAGTCACAAAAGCTGCCATGGCAATGATCGCCTTAGGCTTTGCGGTTGAAATGGCTTCCAAGCAGCAACAAAACAAAAACTACGGCAACATCATCTTTGGCCTAGGATTACTGTTTTTAGGCATGAACCTGATGAGTGAAGCCATGTCTCCACTAAGAGTGTTTGACCCATTTATCGACTTTATGGCCAAAATGGACAATCCAATTTTTGCCATTTTACTCGCAGCCACATTTACTGCATTGGTCCAATCCTCTTCTGCTACCACAGGTATTGTCATCGTACTGGCCAGCCAAGGGTTCATAACCCTTGAATCAGGTATTGCGATGTCGATGGGAGCGAACATCGGTACTTGTGTGACCGCACTTCTAGCGGCGATAGGTAAGAGTACTGAAGCGAAACAGACCTCCGCCATTCACCTTTTATTTAACCTCGCAGGGGTGATTATCTGGCTGCCTATGATTGGACTCATTGCATTAGTCGCAACGTCTATTTCCCCAAGTTATGCCGACCTTTTAGGAATGGAGCGTTTAGCGGCTGAGACACCTCGTCAGATAGCCAATGCCAATACACTTTTCAATGTTGCCAACACGTTAATAATGCTTCCTATGAGTGCTTTATTCGTCACTGCAGTTAAAAAGCTAGTGCCTCACGACTCTTCTAGAAAAGAAAAACAAAAAATAGAGCTTAAATACATAAAAAAAGAGTATTTGGAAACTGCGGATATTGCACTCGAACAAACCCACCTAGAGATTGGTCGATTAGGTCGACGAGTGGCGAACATGGTCAATCAACTTCCCCCCTTGGCCAGTCAACACAAAAACGAACAGGAAAAAATCACCACGCGTAAGACGCTACGTGAGATAGAAAAACTAGAAGATGAGGTCGACATTTTACATGCCAAAATTCTTTCTTACTTAGGTAAGTTACGTTTATCCCCACTGACAAAACAACAAAGCCGCCATCAAATCAAACTGGTTAGTATTACGGATCAGCTCGAAAGTGTTGCAGACTTAGTCGTTAACTCTTTGCTACCTCTTTGCTACAAAGCACTCGACGCAGATATCAAAGCTAGCCCAGAAATGCGCAAAACTCTTGACCGCACCCACCAAAGAGTAAATCAGGCATTACTAGACAGTGTCAATGCAATACGCCGCGGCGATCGTCAGCTCGCAGACAATGTACTTAACGCTAAACGTGAGATTAACGTGTTGCTGGAATCGATCTTAGAACTTCAAGCACAACGGCTTTCACAGGCGAGTAAACAAAGGCTAGATATATTTAGAATCCAGATGGAATGGGTCGAGGCGCTCAAGCGAATATATACACTTAGTAAACGCATTGCCAAACTCCAACTAAGAAAATAA
- a CDS encoding porin family protein, with amino-acid sequence MNNHFTIFTVTMALLLSAAPAYSAGHSSIKLLLGKKNLNDDWGRDDSMDTIGFLSTIQPASLPVGIAIDLYGSGHEHKDAGRNALTSVAEMNIGLRWQSAVIADSLIPYFGGGLSLVYSELQAFDAGIKNTYDDTGTGYWIGGGIDYLYAEHWSFGLEARYSHVDVKLNDDKRNAGGFNWGASVGYHF; translated from the coding sequence ATGAACAATCACTTTACTATCTTTACCGTCACAATGGCGCTACTACTTTCTGCAGCTCCTGCTTATTCGGCAGGTCATTCATCCATTAAACTTTTGCTCGGTAAGAAAAATCTCAATGATGACTGGGGAAGAGATGACTCAATGGATACGATTGGATTTCTATCAACGATCCAACCCGCATCACTTCCAGTTGGCATTGCCATAGATCTCTACGGGAGTGGACACGAACACAAAGACGCTGGCAGAAATGCCTTAACTTCAGTTGCTGAAATGAATATCGGCTTGAGATGGCAATCGGCAGTTATAGCAGACTCTTTGATCCCCTATTTTGGTGGTGGACTCAGCTTAGTCTATTCGGAACTGCAAGCGTTCGATGCTGGCATTAAAAACACCTACGATGATACAGGAACTGGATATTGGATTGGTGGTGGCATCGACTATCTTTATGCCGAGCACTGGTCTTTTGGTCTAGAAGCTCGCTATTCTCACGTTGACGTCAAACTTAACGATGACAAAAGAAACGCTGGTGGTTTCAACTGGGGAGCAAGTGTGGGCTATCACTTTTAA